Proteins encoded in a region of the Mycoplasma mobile 163K genome:
- the mnmG gene encoding tRNA uridine-5-carboxymethylaminomethyl(34) synthesis enzyme MnmG — translation MAAKIYDAIVIGGGHAGVEAAFILSKKNFNVALISLNQNRLASMPCNPSIGGPAKGIITREIDALGGKQAYFADQAMIQIKMLNTSKGPAVRAIRAQIDKEKYSQIILKAVQETKNIDLIEDMVFEIQTKDNKISGVITEKNGLLETKTAIITAGTYLDSYILRGEEKYSSGPDGEKTSNSLSNSLIKLGFKLLRLKTGTPPRIYANSIDFSEVEEEILPESNLNFSIYHSKKLSKQIHCYLTYTSEKTHQIILDNINKSSMYSGLIKGIGPRYCPSVEDKIVRFKDKERHQIFFEPETIKADIMYINGLSTSMPIDVQDQMIKSINGLKNAKVAKYAYAIEYDAIDPLQLKKSLESKEIENLFFAGQINGTSGYEEAAGQGLLAGINASLKLENREALNLKRSDSYIGVLIDDLTTKGTKEPYRMLTSRAEYRLLLRNDNADIRLLKYAKYAKTLTDKEIATTEAKYDLITKKIAELENQYISINDPLAKKYNLANSTSFLQLISRHEIDIKEIVGNFPFLEELSTNVRLDGYIKKQLSQADKMLRLENLKLPEDLNYDNVVNLAFEARQKLKMIKPLTIGQASRISGINPADIQMLMFHLNLKVVKNEN, via the coding sequence ATGGCAGCTAAAATTTATGATGCTATTGTTATTGGTGGAGGGCATGCTGGTGTAGAAGCAGCATTTATTTTATCTAAAAAAAATTTTAATGTAGCATTAATTTCTTTAAATCAAAATAGATTAGCTTCAATGCCATGCAATCCTTCTATTGGTGGTCCTGCTAAAGGAATAATTACTAGAGAAATTGATGCATTAGGTGGAAAACAAGCTTATTTTGCAGATCAAGCAATGATTCAAATTAAAATGCTTAATACTTCAAAAGGTCCTGCTGTAAGAGCTATTAGAGCTCAAATTGACAAAGAGAAGTATTCTCAAATTATTCTAAAAGCAGTTCAGGAAACAAAAAATATTGATTTGATTGAAGATATGGTGTTTGAAATTCAAACAAAAGATAATAAAATTTCAGGTGTAATTACTGAAAAAAATGGATTATTAGAAACAAAAACTGCAATAATCACAGCTGGAACTTATTTAGATTCTTACATTTTAAGAGGAGAGGAAAAATATAGTTCAGGCCCTGATGGAGAAAAAACATCTAATTCCTTATCTAATTCTTTAATCAAACTTGGTTTCAAGTTATTAAGATTAAAAACTGGGACTCCTCCAAGAATATATGCTAATAGTATTGATTTTTCAGAAGTAGAAGAAGAAATATTGCCAGAATCAAATTTAAATTTTAGTATTTATCATTCTAAAAAATTATCAAAACAAATTCATTGCTATTTAACATATACAAGCGAAAAAACTCATCAAATAATTTTAGATAATATCAACAAAAGTAGCATGTATAGTGGATTAATAAAAGGAATAGGACCGAGATATTGTCCTTCTGTTGAAGATAAAATTGTGCGTTTTAAAGATAAAGAAAGGCATCAAATTTTTTTTGAGCCAGAAACAATTAAAGCAGATATTATGTACATTAATGGCCTTTCAACATCAATGCCTATAGATGTGCAAGATCAAATGATAAAATCAATAAACGGTTTGAAAAATGCTAAAGTAGCAAAATATGCTTATGCAATAGAATACGATGCTATTGATCCTTTACAATTAAAAAAATCTTTAGAATCCAAAGAAATTGAAAATTTATTTTTTGCTGGACAAATAAATGGTACAAGTGGTTATGAAGAAGCTGCAGGTCAAGGACTTCTAGCAGGGATTAATGCTTCATTAAAGTTAGAAAATAGAGAAGCTTTAAATTTAAAAAGAAGTGATTCTTATATTGGAGTTTTAATTGATGATCTTACAACAAAAGGCACAAAAGAACCTTATAGAATGTTGACGTCTCGTGCAGAGTATCGCTTGCTTTTAAGAAATGATAATGCAGATATAAGATTATTAAAATATGCAAAATATGCCAAAACATTAACAGATAAAGAAATTGCTACTACAGAAGCTAAATATGATTTGATCACTAAAAAAATTGCTGAATTAGAAAATCAATATATTTCAATTAATGATCCTCTTGCAAAAAAATATAATCTTGCAAATAGCACTTCATTTTTACAATTAATTTCAAGGCATGAAATTGATATCAAAGAAATTGTTGGCAATTTCCCTTTTCTAGAAGAATTAAGCACTAATGTAAGATTAGATGGTTATATAAAAAAACAATTGAGTCAAGCAGATAAAATGCTTCGATTAGAAAATTTAAAACTTCCAGAAGATTTGAATTATGATAATGTTGTTAATTTAGCATTTGAAGCAAGACAAAAACTTAAAATGATCAAACCTCTAACAATTGGACAAGCATCTAGAATAAGCGGAATCAATCCTGCAGATATTCAAATGCTAATGTTTCATTTAAATTTAAAAGTAGTAAAAAATGAAAATTAA
- a CDS encoding class I tRNA ligase family protein produces the protein MKYIYVCGPTVYNKVHIGNMKPIMTFDLFLRGANFIEKQYLFLHNLTDIDDKIIEKASKENKTELEISELYSDFYLKMLDEYNINKPDYIEKVTDNINMIIEYIGLLVKKGSGYIKKGSVYFDTTKYPEYGSISNLNLNKTLDGDDDFKNEKNNPHDFVLWKKTKVGITWKSPWSEGRPGWHTECSALINHIFKKDQIDIHGGGIDLIFPHNENENIQNIALHGLSLAKKWLHVGHIKWENEKMSKSLNNFILADDFIEKYGNDTFRTLILNTSFSTPISINEEILESNKKISNKYQVTFNQANLLIMQSKKRQNEVETQKYLEKIAKLLENFEFSKINFEINLQIKLFNSVVDLDAANKLVECFKLLGFKFSSQNVSQKDLDLFLKWKIEKTNKNFKISDKLFLELKEKKLV, from the coding sequence ATGAAATACATATATGTTTGTGGTCCAACTGTTTACAATAAAGTTCATATTGGTAACATGAAACCAATCATGACTTTTGATCTTTTTTTAAGAGGGGCAAATTTTATAGAAAAACAATACCTTTTTTTGCATAACTTAACTGATATTGATGACAAAATAATTGAAAAAGCTTCTAAGGAAAATAAAACCGAATTAGAAATAAGTGAATTATATAGTGATTTTTATTTAAAAATGCTAGATGAGTATAATATTAACAAACCAGATTATATTGAAAAAGTAACAGACAATATTAATATGATTATTGAATACATTGGACTGTTAGTAAAAAAAGGTTCTGGTTATATTAAAAAAGGTTCAGTTTATTTTGATACAACAAAATACCCTGAATATGGTTCTATTTCAAATTTAAATTTAAACAAAACTCTTGATGGTGATGATGATTTTAAAAATGAAAAAAATAATCCTCATGATTTTGTTTTATGAAAAAAAACAAAAGTTGGAATAACTTGAAAAAGTCCTTGATCTGAAGGAAGACCTGGATGACACACAGAATGTTCAGCTTTGATAAATCATATTTTCAAAAAAGATCAAATTGATATTCACGGAGGGGGAATAGATTTGATTTTTCCCCATAATGAAAATGAAAACATTCAAAATATTGCATTGCATGGACTTTCTTTGGCAAAAAAATGATTGCATGTTGGACATATTAAGTGAGAAAATGAAAAAATGTCTAAATCATTAAATAATTTTATTTTAGCAGATGATTTCATTGAAAAATATGGGAACGATACATTCAGAACATTGATTTTAAATACTAGTTTTTCAACTCCTATCAGTATAAATGAAGAAATTTTAGAATCAAATAAAAAAATTTCAAATAAATATCAAGTAACTTTTAATCAAGCGAATTTATTAATAATGCAAAGCAAAAAAAGACAAAATGAAGTTGAAACTCAAAAATATCTTGAAAAAATTGCTAAATTACTAGAGAATTTTGAATTTAGCAAAATAAATTTTGAAATTAATTTGCAAATTAAGTTATTTAATAGTGTGGTAGATTTAGATGCAGCTAATAAATTAGTAGAATGTTTTAAATTATTAGGGTTTAAATTTAGCTCACAAAATGTCAGTCAAAAAGATTTGGATTTGTTTTTGAAATGAAAAATAGAAAAAACAAATAAAAATTTCAAAATTTCAGATAAATTATTTCTAGAATTAAAAGAAAAAAAGTTGGTTTAA
- a CDS encoding YlxR family protein → MELIEIKKEIDKSLKRFCIFTNQFFFKKELLRINKTNEGNIEIDWDQTKKGRGAYLKNDFEIIMQILEKRKLNRSFKMNINQNVYNNLIEEVRGYYGNKKSEKKI, encoded by the coding sequence ATGGAGCTGATTGAGATTAAAAAAGAAATTGATAAATCTTTAAAAAGATTTTGTATTTTTACAAATCAGTTCTTTTTTAAAAAAGAACTTTTAAGAATCAATAAAACAAATGAAGGTAATATCGAAATTGATTGAGATCAAACAAAAAAAGGAAGAGGAGCATATTTAAAAAATGATTTTGAAATCATTATGCAAATCTTAGAAAAAAGAAAATTAAATCGTTCTTTTAAAATGAACATAAATCAAAATGTTTATAATAATTTAATAGAAGAAGTAAGAGGTTATTATGGCAATAAAAAAAGCGAAAAGAAAATCTAA
- the rlmB gene encoding 23S rRNA (guanosine(2251)-2'-O)-methyltransferase RlmB — protein MKLYLSGKNSIREAIENKVEIKKIFLINKKDYESIYKDIIVEYTNLQTLNELVKTNHQNIVAELKEFNYFSLENIIKDKADKVLILDHIQDSFNFGSILRSANAFGWNYIIIPSKRSVEINDVALKVSSGGFYNVKIIKIDSLIVAINFLKEHGFWIYGSMLDENSFEIKNAPINFPIGLIIGNEHSGLSKTMINSLDVKVKIMMSGTVQSLNAAVATGILLHDLSKKSR, from the coding sequence ATGAAGTTGTATTTAAGTGGTAAAAACTCAATAAGAGAGGCAATAGAAAATAAAGTTGAAATAAAAAAAATTTTTCTGATAAATAAAAAAGATTATGAAAGTATTTACAAAGATATTATTGTTGAATATACCAATTTACAAACTTTGAATGAACTAGTAAAAACAAATCATCAAAATATTGTTGCAGAATTAAAAGAATTTAATTATTTTTCTCTAGAAAATATAATTAAAGATAAAGCTGATAAAGTGTTAATTTTGGATCACATTCAAGATTCCTTTAATTTCGGTTCCATTCTAAGAAGTGCAAATGCTTTTGGTTGAAACTATATTATAATCCCTTCCAAAAGATCTGTTGAGATAAACGATGTTGCATTGAAGGTATCATCTGGTGGTTTTTATAATGTAAAAATTATAAAAATAGACTCTTTAATTGTAGCTATTAATTTTTTAAAAGAACACGGTTTTTGAATTTATGGATCAATGCTAGATGAAAATTCATTTGAAATAAAAAATGCACCAATAAATTTTCCAATTGGTTTGATAATTGGAAATGAACATAGTGGGCTTTCAAAAACAATGATAAATTCATTAGATGTAAAGGTAAAAATTATGATGAGTGGAACAGTACAATCTTTAAATGCTGCAGTAGCAACAGGAATTTTACTTCATGATCTTAGCAAAAAAAGTAGGTAA
- a CDS encoding 23S rRNA (pseudouridine(1915)-N(3))-methyltransferase RlmH translates to MKINLIAVGKLEKEYLNLYLSYLKKISFFATINLIEIKEINEKNIDLKKQKETELIIEKIPKNSKVYLCSLQGQEKTSEDFSLLFNEDNLTFVIGGSNGVDESTFLHKISFSKNTFPHQLFRILLVEQIYRSFTILKGIKYHK, encoded by the coding sequence ATGAAAATTAATCTTATCGCAGTTGGAAAACTTGAGAAAGAATATTTAAATTTATATCTTTCATATTTAAAAAAAATAAGTTTTTTCGCAACTATAAACCTTATTGAAATAAAAGAAATAAATGAAAAAAATATTGACCTTAAAAAGCAAAAAGAAACTGAACTTATTATTGAAAAAATTCCTAAAAACTCCAAAGTATATCTTTGTTCTTTACAAGGACAAGAAAAAACTAGTGAAGACTTTTCATTATTATTTAATGAAGATAATTTAACATTTGTAATAGGTGGTTCAAATGGAGTTGATGAATCAACTTTTTTGCACAAAATATCTTTTTCAAAAAACACCTTTCCCCATCAATTGTTTAGAATTTTATTAGTCGAACAAATATATAGATCCTTTACAATTTTAAAAGGAATAAAGTATCATAAATAA
- the rbfA gene encoding 30S ribosome-binding factor RbfA: MRKFEINSPQYINHQKKEANYKRILSLIIKDVKGYENFIPTLVDLQLSKDSSHLVIYLSFDHYEKKALEHFNNAKGFVRSELARNISARYTPDITFKLDEASKNGRNIDAILKKLEEENGS, encoded by the coding sequence ATGAGAAAATTTGAAATAAATTCACCTCAATATATTAATCATCAAAAAAAGGAAGCAAACTATAAAAGAATTCTTTCTTTAATAATTAAAGATGTAAAAGGTTATGAAAATTTTATTCCTACTTTAGTTGATTTGCAATTGTCTAAAGATTCATCACATTTAGTTATTTATTTAAGTTTTGATCATTATGAAAAAAAAGCTTTAGAACATTTTAATAATGCAAAAGGTTTTGTAAGATCTGAATTAGCAAGAAACATTAGTGCTAGATATACTCCTGATATTACTTTTAAATTAGATGAAGCTTCAAAAAACGGAAGAAATATAGATGCAATTTTAAAAAAATTAGAGGAAGAAAATGGCAGCTAA
- the infB gene encoding translation initiation factor IF-2: MAIKKAKRKSNVEEVKTQLLEIKTELKDGVFTFTGPMTINEFSKKIKKQAKDVILHFFKQGKMYNANQIINEEEIAELCLEFDYEFKKEEQITVSNFMDTLVLSDEAKDLEERAPIITVMGHVDHGKTTLIDVIRKSKIVDTEAGGITQHTGAYQIEYNGKKITFIDTPGHEAFTQMRSRGAKVTDIVILVVAADDGVMPQTKEAIDHAKSANVPIIVFVNKMDKPNKDIDRILSALSTLDVVSEEWSGDTQFIYGSALKNQGIDKLFDAINLQAEILELKANRNRDAIGTIIESHLDKGKGSVSVLIVQNGTLTPRDFIVAGSQYGRIRSIEDTNGNSLDAAYPGTPVIVTGLNYVPNAGDRFIALSDESFAKNIAEQKAFVDKQAELISRNTIVVQDGIKVLNIILKADVQGIAEAIKSKLLEIKNEEVKINVVRSSVGAITKSDILLAQASNAIIFGFNIRATGGIKTFAEESRVIVKTHTIIYELLDEVNELLNGLKAPKFKEVVTGEARIKKIFFYSKVGNIAGCEVISGKVTSGTKMRLIRNGITVHEGILDSLQREKNQAREVLKGFEFGTHIKKFNDIKEDDIIQTFEDVQI; the protein is encoded by the coding sequence ATGGCAATAAAAAAAGCGAAAAGAAAATCTAATGTTGAAGAAGTAAAAACACAATTATTAGAAATCAAGACTGAATTAAAAGATGGTGTTTTTACCTTTACTGGCCCAATGACTATCAATGAGTTTTCTAAAAAAATTAAAAAGCAAGCAAAAGATGTAATTCTTCACTTTTTTAAACAAGGTAAAATGTATAATGCTAACCAAATTATAAACGAAGAAGAAATCGCAGAATTATGTTTAGAATTTGATTATGAATTCAAAAAAGAAGAACAAATAACAGTATCTAATTTTATGGATACTCTTGTTTTATCAGATGAAGCAAAAGATTTAGAAGAAAGAGCCCCAATTATTACAGTTATGGGGCATGTCGATCATGGGAAAACTACTTTAATTGATGTAATTAGAAAGTCTAAAATAGTAGATACTGAGGCAGGTGGAATTACCCAACATACAGGTGCTTATCAAATTGAATATAATGGCAAAAAAATCACTTTTATCGATACTCCAGGTCATGAAGCTTTTACACAAATGAGATCAAGAGGAGCAAAAGTAACAGATATAGTTATTTTAGTTGTTGCAGCTGATGATGGAGTCATGCCACAAACTAAAGAAGCAATTGATCATGCTAAAAGTGCAAATGTTCCTATTATTGTTTTTGTAAACAAAATGGATAAACCAAATAAAGATATTGATAGAATTCTTTCGGCTTTATCTACTTTAGATGTAGTTTCTGAAGAATGAAGTGGAGATACACAATTCATTTATGGTTCCGCTTTAAAAAATCAAGGAATTGATAAATTATTTGATGCTATTAATTTGCAAGCTGAAATTTTGGAATTAAAAGCAAATAGAAATCGTGATGCAATAGGAACGATTATTGAATCACATTTAGATAAAGGAAAAGGTTCAGTTTCTGTTTTAATTGTTCAAAATGGAACTCTTACACCTAGAGATTTCATTGTTGCAGGAAGTCAATATGGAAGAATTAGGTCAATTGAAGATACAAATGGAAATTCACTTGATGCCGCTTATCCAGGAACACCTGTAATTGTAACAGGATTGAATTATGTCCCAAATGCAGGAGATAGATTTATTGCTTTAAGTGATGAATCTTTTGCAAAAAATATTGCTGAACAAAAAGCTTTTGTAGATAAGCAAGCGGAACTTATTAGCAGAAATACAATTGTCGTTCAAGACGGAATTAAAGTTTTAAATATTATTTTAAAAGCTGATGTTCAAGGAATTGCAGAAGCAATAAAGAGCAAATTATTGGAAATAAAAAACGAAGAAGTAAAAATTAATGTTGTAAGATCTTCTGTTGGAGCAATTACAAAAAGTGATATATTATTAGCTCAAGCTTCAAATGCTATAATTTTTGGATTTAACATTAGAGCAACTGGGGGAATTAAAACATTTGCTGAAGAATCAAGAGTAATTGTAAAAACACATACAATTATCTATGAGTTATTAGATGAGGTTAATGAATTATTAAATGGATTAAAGGCCCCTAAATTTAAAGAAGTAGTTACTGGAGAAGCAAGAATTAAGAAAATATTTTTCTATTCAAAAGTTGGTAATATTGCTGGATGTGAAGTCATTTCAGGAAAAGTTACTTCTGGAACAAAAATGAGATTAATTAGAAACGGAATAACAGTTCATGAAGGTATTTTAGATTCTTTACAAAGAGAAAAAAATCAAGCAAGAGAAGTTTTAAAAGGCTTTGAATTTGGTACACACATTAAAAAATTTAATGATATTAAAGAAGATGACATTATTCAAACATTTGAAGATGTTCAGATTTAA
- the nusA gene encoding transcription termination/antitermination protein NusA, which translates to MSIKKEKTNEKLTIKDFFELVGSRADLSQKEVMDTLLNAITLIFNNDFDPNAKLDLVIEKSETGESKIKLYILNKLVTDYDVEEEEKYYSMNVENAKKINPSLEVNMTFKDEIPFESFSPSIFKKIYNVFTQSMKEFSKEYLISKYGNLKGQIIRMKIEGINITNNRRMVSLKLENENGSIEAFMPDKLQNPNIEMVIGDYVEVYVEDVKPDSRGLRVIVSNTSNEILKKLLELEIPEIASGNIVINAIKRIPGIRSKIAVSKTSFAPDGIDPMGAIVGQKGSRINKISDRLGGEKIDVILFDTNLEKFIINSISPASVAHISKINDEANNHFLVVVPDLDNTKAIGKAGQNVKLAAGLTETRLDILSVTQAKEKGIELLNNGNLDKSNFGNRRPSFSRTRTEFNNGHRSTSFNSIMEDFDKEVETYKTNILTLQDKAPEDFPSFLPKKNTPNSKNNKSIEFPQSFSSFNTQKEDTFSMEDLAKINSDFETDSDIASYDDFDMNNLDVDGADWD; encoded by the coding sequence ATGAGTATTAAAAAAGAAAAAACTAATGAAAAGCTAACAATCAAAGACTTTTTTGAATTAGTAGGATCTCGTGCAGATCTTTCACAAAAAGAAGTAATGGATACATTATTGAATGCAATAACTTTAATTTTCAATAATGATTTTGATCCAAATGCAAAATTGGATTTAGTAATTGAAAAATCAGAAACTGGTGAAAGCAAAATAAAATTATATATTTTAAATAAACTTGTAACTGATTATGATGTTGAAGAAGAAGAAAAATACTATTCAATGAATGTAGAAAATGCAAAAAAAATTAATCCATCCCTTGAAGTTAATATGACTTTTAAAGACGAAATACCTTTCGAATCTTTTAGTCCTTCGATTTTTAAGAAAATTTATAATGTTTTTACTCAAAGTATGAAAGAATTTTCAAAAGAGTATTTGATTTCAAAATATGGTAATTTAAAAGGTCAGATTATCAGAATGAAAATTGAAGGAATAAACATTACAAATAATAGAAGAATGGTTTCTTTGAAATTAGAAAATGAAAATGGTTCAATAGAAGCATTTATGCCTGATAAATTACAAAACCCAAATATTGAAATGGTAATAGGAGATTATGTTGAAGTTTATGTTGAGGATGTAAAACCAGATAGTCGCGGATTAAGAGTAATTGTTTCAAATACTTCAAATGAAATTCTTAAAAAATTACTTGAATTAGAAATTCCAGAAATTGCTTCAGGAAATATTGTTATTAATGCTATTAAAAGAATTCCTGGAATTAGGTCTAAAATTGCTGTTTCAAAAACTTCTTTTGCACCTGATGGAATTGATCCTATGGGGGCAATTGTAGGTCAAAAAGGAAGTAGAATAAACAAAATTTCTGACCGTTTAGGTGGAGAAAAAATAGATGTTATTTTATTTGATACAAATCTTGAAAAATTTATTATTAATTCAATAAGTCCAGCAAGTGTTGCTCATATTTCAAAAATTAATGACGAAGCAAATAATCATTTTCTAGTTGTTGTTCCCGATTTAGACAATACTAAAGCAATTGGTAAGGCTGGCCAAAATGTTAAATTGGCTGCAGGTTTAACAGAAACTAGACTTGATATTTTATCAGTAACTCAAGCTAAAGAAAAAGGGATTGAGTTATTAAACAATGGTAATTTAGATAAAAGTAATTTTGGAAATAGAAGACCTAGTTTTTCTAGAACTAGAACTGAATTTAATAATGGTCATAGATCAACTAGTTTTAATTCTATTATGGAAGATTTTGATAAGGAAGTTGAAACATATAAAACAAATATTTTAACTCTTCAAGATAAGGCTCCAGAAGATTTTCCAAGCTTTTTACCTAAGAAAAATACTCCTAATTCTAAAAATAATAAATCAATTGAATTCCCTCAAAGTTTTTCTTCTTTCAATACCCAAAAAGAAGATACATTTTCAATGGAAGATTTAGCTAAAATTAATAGTGATTTTGAAACAGATTCAGATATTGCAAGTTATGATGATTTTGATATGAATAATTTAGATGTAGATGGAGCTGATTGAGATTAA